A stretch of Besnoitia besnoiti strain Bb-Ger1 chromosome III, whole genome shotgun sequence DNA encodes these proteins:
- a CDS encoding hypothetical protein (encoded by transcript BESB_043270), whose translation MRLVEARARLERPTSSAGSSHIVHYRLETSIKALFAMMPRPVPARQGSPGWTFLAKRFSASCPSPARPGSPEGLAENRGSPSTPPGADASCASRAPNRNRLRVRPPTQSDGPPSASPRSVPASPRGWGDAAACSWKNATGFFAASVSTAASISLHSQQRGASRLESRRLFGFLCTKKVEKHLKLHVHPNNMGPSDISNLVRLAAAKKVNDGALWSAIKRRVEFLKPVLSPKAIALIANGFARAQKRDFDLFLGLAEQSVQRLEDFETHDAALFLNALARLELQYSQLLDLFARHLQEKDSRLVYEEQHLALIINAYAKLCPPGSFPALFVTLGRRAQRQAAEFTPQGLANVVNGYYRLGHRDDALMAALAPEVLRQAGRLEAQHVANILQGFAWHRGLLGTGSTTSAARRQMSPHDEVLSTLAQLIPRLQQRLGPVEVAACASALASAAIEDRAAVKALSNVITELCDSFRPDQLALALYSLSKVKHVPPDYLQRLTPAITRRLNQFDDQSLVMLLQACSRARLPDRSLFESLSKRLEPQFIKQLPLQAVVMTLYALASVGLRSPVTEALLDRFVDSACPTEDSSNSMRAWREAASNTLPRCGLSNSADAHVSVSAGHLRVDGDLAHSAPQSATHRSTGDRSPERAEAGENQSTGEGSADIAPSVSDGLSTRGSAAWPAPPSLSGDSASESARERPASVVPTSSLPIAYAGSVMMSLLKLNAGDRADILRLVADVVAGAPVGSLTPQQLTNVAHCFAHFASPAAPDGARVASLGKADGVKTPFLPAPLCLDVLVAHALSQLAQFSPQLLGSLSLSLTTLSRQLPAVKDATEKWFDAVERERLPLALDRSSPHVVTSFFAASATLRRPPPPETLGPLVGKITLFLHKLNTASFLQILASTAALLDAVVAADLRCRQDGFLAASHGLLSSPHAGASLAPPQMLQVQQAFLTDLLTALQEQLLNRVASIDTAALFATAQILAALPPRALRHFAGRSATPGLGLAGAAGTSAPSSSTSPYVSVSGGAVAEDSPGCPSWPFSSVSLRMFQPFDLLTPQSLNFLQARAVPFPSPCQEAETMLDYWRQRVREASPRDAVASLSVEGGGAGVSPAHKGAPAGNMLVREATGNCLRRPAKSDDAGRGEQMAQSTSSLHRFSRAADFLVNEQKFWQLAAEDERARTPGRASLGRGHEEALDLTPRDLVGRLLRYSATKKRLAVRSAQEREGAGAPSAAADAASLTLPGAAGVEAALGFVSTVLANIVSTIRRYGALFHPLLLAAATRAAGEANVQDPMFYSMAVSRISSMGSADYTASPTPATADSSVEGSRGSSGSATDPPALPALALVDFFEGLADASYKLAGESAGLRALLAASLDRIASSPSLSARVLSSLRRLDVLEETVLLRILGCQTLLLQRRLAQLRASLLDLPFRPSSSSSPPPEASCLTLEPFLKVFSAPVFTPAAARHLARLEPASVRMRRGHPLRRDRGDSASRNVSKIEGGGDASDNAGGRDGAASTLAALRGNDSAAVAPADAYISSVDFLAALLSWVHLACEDGAVDVIQDVQGSPGIMSGCVRPPTRPSSGELAVEDSSFSVCQRARRTGSEASSPPLLGQAASAFEGTSASGALPHSVRIVLSASPLVDTMQALAALPAAAVSPLHFHGAASCGELLLRASYFTWPASSGAAEGSPPSHLSTLATGLRALGQLAALPAVQTHVLQPSGAGAAPLASHRKEFMGDKASPAAVRVSHCRSDIACLVRAALKCPKDEVAEAEARAANVQFAKSLRPQLNLLEYLCASRAFPRASDQRTASSSDDARVQPPLHPKTVDEGVSGVTQTPNASRVEDSAPSCGKFCIDEEAWNTLEHNGIIRLRGAGDKLLMKIEELMQTSNRAKRVPKLSDSISVAFWCCMRLLSFSNLDSRRWHKVPSMQGELPAGRETELASAEAEERCRVVLTRTLLALGAVVDKGRAGTRMQYLGADERERVLLMIRGEDRKLLTIVHSFLRLDEAHLYADLPPHVRSILEAISTSGARQ comes from the exons ATGAGACTGGTGGAAGCCAGGGCGAG GCTGGAGCGCCCGACGAGCTCTGCTGGTTCCAGCCACATTGTGCATTACCGGCTTGAAACCAGTATCAAGGCGCTTTTCGCGATGATGCCTCGACCCGTGCCAGCCCGCCAGGGCAGTCCTGGCTGGACATTTTTGGCGAAGCGCTTCAGTGCATCTTGCCCGAGTCCCGCCAGACCAGGCAGCCCTGAAGGGCTTGCGGAGAATCGTGGTTCACCTTCAACTCCACCAGGGGCAGACGCGTCGTGCGCAAGCCGCGCGCCCAATCGGAATCGCCTTCGTGTCCGACCGCCTACGCAGAGTGACGGTCCTCCGTCAGCTTCGCCGCGATCGgtccctgcgtcgccgagaGGTTGGGGGGACGCAGCTGCTTGCTCCTGGAAGAATGCGACAGGCTTTTTTGCCGCATCTGTGTCCACCGCGGCATCCATCAGTCTGCACTCCCAACAGAGAGGTGCCTCACGACTGGAATCGCGACGTCTTTTCGGGTTTCTGTGCACGAAAAAAGTGGAGAAACACTTGAAACTCCACGTCCATCCAAACAACATGGGCCCTTCGGATATCAGTAACTTGGTTCGCCTGGCTGCTGCAAAGAAAGTGAATGACG gcgccctctGGTCAGCGATTAAACGGCGTGTAGAATTTCTCAAGCCCGTCCTGTCTCCGAAAGCTATTGCGCTCATTGCCAATGGAtttgcgcgcgcgcagaagagagacttCGACCTCTTCTTGGGCCTCGCCGAACAGAGTGTCCAGCGTCTGGAG GATTTCGAGACGCATGACGCCGCGCTCTTTTTGAACGCTTTGGCGCGTCTGGAGCTTCAGTactcgcagctgctggatCTGTTCGCCAGACACCTTCAAGAA AAAGACTCCCGCCTGGTGTACGAGGAACAGCACTTGGCGCTGATCATCAACGCCTATGCAAA GTTGTGTCCGCCCGGGAGCTTTCCAGCCCTCTTCGTTACTTTAGGCCGACGCGCCCAGCGACAGGCCGCGGAGTTCACTCCTCAAGGTCTCGCCAACGTCGTCAACGG GTATTATCGCCTGGGCCATAGAGACGATGCGTTGATGGCAGCTCTGGCTCCCGAAGTGCTTCGGCAGGCCGGCCGGCTGGAAGCGCAGCACGTCGCCAACATCCTGCAAGGCTTCGCGTGGCACAGAGGCCTCCTGGGCACAGGGTCGACTACTTCTGCGGCAAGGCGGCAGATGAGTCCCCACGACGAGGTTCTCAGCACACTGGCGCAGCTAATC cctcgtctgcagcagcgcctgggaCCCGTAGAAGTGGCCGCGTGTGCAAGCGCACTGGCCTCAGCCGCAATCGAG GATCGGGCAGCTGTGAAGGCGCTGAGCAACGTCATCACCGAGCTATGCGACTCCTTCCGGCCTGATCAGCTGGCTTTGGCCTTGTATTCGCTCAGTAAAGTCAAGCACGTTCCTCCAG ACTATCTGCAACGCCTAACGCCGGCGATTACGCGCCGTCTCAACCAGTTCGACGATCAGTCGCTCGTGATGCTTCTGCAGGCGTGTAGCAGG GCACGCCTGCCCGACAGGTCTCTGTTTGAGTCTCTGAGCAAGCGACTAGAACCGCAGTTCATAAAGCAGCTTCCGCTGCAAGCCGTGGTCATGACGCTCTACGCGCTGGCCTCGGTCGGTCTGCGATCCCCAGTGACGGAGGCGCTCTTGGATCGATTTGTCGACTCAGCCTGCCCCACTGAAGACTCCTCCAATTCGATGCGCGCTtggcgcgaagccgcgtcCAACACACTCCCCCGCTGTGGATTATCAAATTCCGCAGATGCACacgtgtctgtctccgctggaCACCTCCGCGTGGATGGAGACTTGGCACACTCCGCACCGCAGTCAGCTACCCATCGTTCGACTGGGGATCGCTCACCCGAGCGAGCGGAAGCCGGAGAAAACCAGTCTACTGGGGAAGGCTCCGCAGATATCGCGCCTTCTGTCTCAGACGGCCTCAGCACTCGCGGGAGCGCTGCGtggccggcgccgccgtcgctgtctgGGGACAGTGCGAGCGAGTCTGCACGAGAACGCCCCGCCTCTGTCGTACCGACGTCCTCGCTTCCCATTGCATACGCAGGGAGCGTCATGATGTCTCTTCTCAAACTTAATGCTGGCGACCGCGCTGATATTCTCCGACTTGTCGCAG ATGTAGTGGCTGGCGCCCCAGTGGGATCTCTCACTCCGCAGCAACTCACCAACGTCGCTCACTGCTTCGCGCacttcgcctctcccgccgcacccgacggcgcccgcgtcgccagtCTAGGCAAAGCGGACGGAGTCAAAACACCCTTCCTTCCCGCGCCCTTGTGCCTCGACGTCCTCGTTGCTCACGCCCTCTCGCAGTTGGCGCAG TTCTCCCCACAGCTGCTGGGCAGCCTGTCGCTATCCTTGACCACTCtctcgcggcagctgccCGCGGTCAAGGATGCCACTGAGAAATGGTTCGACGCTgtggagcgcgagagac TcccgctcgccctcgaccGCAGCTCGCCTCACGTGGTGAcgtccttcttcgcggcctcaGCGACGCTCCgacggccgcctcctccggagACGCTTGGACCTCTGGTTGGAAAGATCACGCTCTTTCTGCATAAGCTGAACACAGCGTCCTTTCTTCAAATTCTG GCGTCTACGGCAGCTCTGCTAGACGCTGTTGTCGCGGCAGACCTGCGGTGTCGGCAGGACGGCTTCTTGGCGGCCTCCCACGGCctcctctcgtcgccgcacgccggtgcgtctctggcgccgccACAGATGCTGCAAGTCCAGCAGGCGTTCCTGACAGATTTGCTGACAGCTCTgcaggagcagctgctgaacCGCGTCGCGTCTATCGATACAGCCGCGCTGTTCGCGACTGCGCAGAttctcgccgctctcccgccgcgggcgttgAGGCACTTTGCCGGTAGGAGCGCCACTCCAGGCCTTGGACTGGCTGGGGCGGCGGGCACCTCAGCGCCCTCATCCTCTACATCGCCGTACGTCTCAGTTTCCGGTGGCGCTGTTGCAGAGGACTCCCCGGGATGTCCGTCGTGGCCGTTCTCGTCAGTCTCCCTCCGCATGTTCCAGCCGTTCGATCTCCTTACGCCCCAGTCTCTCAATTTCCTGCAAGCGCGTGCAGTGCCTTTTCCGTCCCCTTGCCAAGAGGCGGAAACCATGTTAGACTACTGGCGAcagcgcgtgcgagaggcttctccgcgcgacgcagtcgcctctctctccgttgaaggcggcggcgcgggcgtcagTCCTGCCCACaaaggcgcgccggcaggcaaCATGCTCGTGCGAGAGGCAACAGGCAActgtctgcgccgccctgcgaAATCTGACGACGCCGGGAGAGGCGAGCAAATGGCACAGTCGACAAGCAGTCTCCACAGATTCAGCAGAGCCGCTGATTTCCTCGTGAATGAGCAGAAGTTCTggcagctggcggcggaagaTGAGCGAGCACGGACCCCAGGCAGGGCGAGTCTTGGACGGGGGCACGAAGAGGCACTCGACCTGACCCCGAGAGACCTTGTTGGACGTCTTCTGCG GTATTCGGCGACCAAGAAGCGCCTGGCTGTGCGCAGCGCGCAGGAGcgggaaggcgcgggcgcgccttcagctgcaGCTGACGCAGCGAGCCTGACGCTGCCGGGAGCGGCAGGGGTTGAGGCAGCTTTGGGATTCGTTTCAACGGTCTTGGCTAACATCGTTTCGACTATTCGGCGCTACGGCGCCCTTTTCCACCCTCTGCTcctggcggcagcgacgcgtgcAGCTGGAGAAGCAA ATGTGCAGGACCCGATGTTCTACTCGATGGCAGTTTCTCGCATTTCTTCAATGGGCTCCGCCGACTACACCGCGTCTCCGACTCCCGCGACGGCCGATTCCTCAGTAGAGGGAAGTCGAGGTTCAAGCGGCTCCGCCACAGATCCGCCAGCGCTGCCCGCGTTAGCCCTGGTTGACTTTttcgagggcctcgcggaTGCATCCTACAAGCTGGCAGGCGAAAGTGCTGGTcttcgcgctctcctcgccgcgtctctcgacCGAATTGCCTCCAGC ccgtctctctccgcccgcgttctgtcctctctccgccgcctcgatgTCCTCGAAGAGACTGTCCTGCTTCGCATTCTCGGTTGCCAGAcgctcctcctccagcggcgcttggcgcagcttcgcgcttcgcttctcgATTTGCCATTCcggccgtcgtcttcctcgtcacCGCCTCCTGAGGCGTCGTGCTTAACTCTTGAACCGTTCTTGAAAGTTTTCTCCGCTCCTGTCTTcacgccagcagcggccaggcacctcgcgcggctcgaacCCGCTTCGGTCCGCATGCGGAGGGGGCAtccgctccgccgcgaccgcggtgaCTCGGCATCTCGAAACGTTAGCAAAAttgaaggaggaggagatgCATCTGACaacgcaggcgggcgcgacggggCAGCTTCTACGCTG GCGGCACTCCGGGGAAATGActccgcggctgtcgccccTGCAGACGCGTATATTTCGAGCGTCGATTTCCTCGCTGCACTTCTTTCGTGGGTGCACCTTGCCTGCGAAGACGGTGCGGTTGACGTGATTCAGGATGTCCAAGGAAGCCCTGGAATAATGAGTGGGTGTGTGCGCCCGCCCACGCGGCCCTCGAGTGGGGAGTTAGCTGTGGAGGattcctctttctctgtgTGTCAACGAGCCCGAAGAACAGGTTCtgaggcgtcttcgcctcctctccttgggcaggctgcctccgccttcgagGGCACTTCTGCCTCTGGAGCGTTGCCTCACTCTGTGCGCATCGTTCTCTCAGCATCTCCGTTGGTCGATACTATGcaggctctcgcggcgctgccagctgcggccgtctcgcctctgcatTTCCACGGTGCCGCTTCCTGCGGCGAACTCCTGCTCAGGGCTTCCTACTTCACGTGGCCTGcgtcctccggcgcggccgaAGGGAGTCCCCCGTCCCACTTGTCTACGCTAGCCAcaggcctgcgcgccctgGGTCAGCTGGCGGCTCTCCCTGCAGTGCAGACGCACGTCCTCCAGCCCAGCGGCGCGGGtgcagcgccgctggcgagTCACCGGAAGGAGTTCATGGGGGACAAAGCATCGCCGGCAGCTGTGCGCGTTTCTCACTGTAGGTCGGACATCGCCTGTTTAGTCCGAGCGGCGCTGAAGTGCCCAAAGGACGAAGTAGCCGAGGCCGAAGCAAGGGCAGCAAACGTCCAATTTGCAAAGTCTCTGAGACCGCAGCTGAACCTCCTCGAGTATCTGTGCGCGTCGAGGGCGTTTCCCCGCGCTTCAGACCAGAGGACGGCCAGCTCCAGCGATGACGCGCGCGTGCAGCCACCGCTGCACCCGAAGACCGTGGATGAAGGTGTCTCCGGAGTGACGCAGACTCCAAATGCCAGCCGAGTGGAAGACTCAGCGCCATCGTGTGGGAAGTTCTGTAtcgacgaggaagcgtgGAACACTCTCGAGCACAACGGAATTattcgcctccgcggtgcCGGCGACAAGCTGCTTATGAAGATAGAGGAGCTGATGCAGACTTCCAACCGGGCAAAACGAGTGCCGAAGCTCTCGGACTCTATCAGCGTAGCCTTCTGgtgctgcatgcgtctcCTGAGTTTCTCCAATTTAGACAGCCGACGCTGGCATAAAGTGCCCAGCATGCAAGGAGAGCTTCCGGCAGGTCGCGAGACAGAGCTTGcgtcggcggaggcagaggagcggTGCAGAGTGGTACTGACAAGGACGCTGCTGGCCCTGGGAGCAGTTGTGGATAAAGGACGAGCAGGCACGAGAATGCAGTATCTCGGCGCTGATGAGAGAGAGCGGGTGCTTCTCATGATCCGAGGCGAAGACCGCAAGCTCTTGACGATCGTTCATTC GTTCCTTCGCCTAGATGAGGCGCATCTCTACGCGGACCTGCCTCCGCATGTGCGAAGCATCCTGGAAGCCATCTCCACCTCGGGAGCGCGGCAGTAG
- a CDS encoding cold-shock DNA-binding domain-containing protein (encoded by transcript BESB_043260), giving the protein MEDQMQRGHCKWFDSKKGFGFITAEDGTDLFVHQTEIKAQGFRNLAEGESVEFRVQVGHDGKRKAVGVTGPNGSFVQGEPRRMDGGRGGYRGDGNAGPRYGGNAGGYGGGYNNGYGNPAPGGYGY; this is encoded by the exons ATGGAAGACCAGATGCAGAGAGGCCACTGCAAGTGGTTCGACTCCAAGAAG GGTTTCGGCTTCATCACTGCTGAGGACGGCACCGATCTTTTCGTCCACCAGACTGAGATCAAGGCGCAGGGCTTCAGAAACCTTGCCGAAGGCGAAAGCGTGGAGTTCCGTGTCCAGGTCGGTCACGACGGCAAGAGAAAGGCGGTCGGCGTCACTGGACCGAACGGCAGCTTTGTCCAG GGCGAGCCCCGGCGCAtggacggcggccgcggcggctacCGTGGAGACGGCAATGCCGGCCCGAGATACGGCGGCAATGCTGGCGGATATGGCGGCGGCTACAACAACGGCTATGGCAACCCTGCTCCTGGCGGCTATGGCTATTGA
- a CDS encoding hypothetical protein (encoded by transcript BESB_043250), producing the protein MDTCKPESEVGRPLTASSRPFCCSIPAFASPEFCGVAERQSRASRRMVHAFEVGNDRCLVTQFVRSAGYSCAAVPRCGTDSSRNPGGSRGHAGDSGTAALQESRSRGALLGCCDYLLRRLLPSVLSASLDNERTFDSSATAQRRKGNAQCCRCRQPLHAHERAEPPVYQMRIPESPPTHATREQGTARRSEPSTGASWIPTEAGKTSSAHRRGPSANDGSSRVVSSLSAGNYSDSRSAAIAYAFFADRLRAIRKEAVCERLSPADVFIILLQSSRFHLFAEYFWGGGRYCASALPPESEGSPPASGLTSEFENCPTVSAARPQPTQRGEEGSLASHGGAGHLPARVFPSDGGDSQPSTGESHRRGTALQGPSPKDTFVVSGFSPSLNRFLLSSCLAQLIGIILRESRYFFRRRALRKQKAGHAMSSEGHLSRDVDRHASSSDDSRAVLEEFARGLGVETSEIDEAISYFFVFQALAVPLHAPSNAGKERCIFAMQEILNALGKCWGFLPWSAWALRVAIQASSGVAPHRVLLAAKAAPIPFLLQCAMYPHADRLRAAVLAGIKMSAPSAAAGTVVPLQRVAKLMSCDREAASSVCLRLAVGDAVYSDEGRAGTQEVKRAELAAGESCTQQSAGGTCQTLSTQPANGTPYRISAEAEGLSRARDAVGNSPSGLRGEASSGTKDARYTADAPHALPTADNTATSRELAGFRVRRTDASRPAGAAFGPSSGKAAPSCFSELLVSVGDDAWTRSAPAFAVRAPADASELRNLFAWPPLPVS; encoded by the exons ATGGATACGTGCAAGCCTGAGTCTGAAGTGGGAAGACCTCTGACTGCGTCCTCTCGCCCGTTCTGTTGCTCGATCCCTGCATTTGCATCCCCGGAATTTTGCGGCGTTGCTGAACGCCAGTCACGTGCTAGTAGGCGCATGGTACATGCATTCGAAGTGGGAAACGACCGATGCCTTGTAACACAGTTCGTCAGGTCGGCTGGGTATTCATGCGCTGCGGTACCTCGGTGCGGAACAGATTCCAGCAGAAATCCAGGAGGCTCTCGCGGGCACGCGGGTGACAGTGGTACAGCCGCCCTGCAGGAATCGAGATCGCGTGGAGCCTTACTCGGCTGTTGTGACTacctgctgcggcgtctgcttccaTCAGTTCTGTCCGCCTCTCTTGATAATGAGAGGACCTTCGATtcgtcggcgacggcgcagaggcgaaaaggGAACGCTCAGTGCTGCCGGTGTCGTCAGCCGTTGCATGCACATGAGCGAGCCGAGCCACCAGTTTACCAGATGAGGATACCCGAGAGTCCACCGACACATGCCACTCGAGAACAGGGAACTGCACGAAGGAGCGAGCCCTCGACAGGCGCGTCATGGATTCCAACAGAAGCCGGGAAGACAAGCAGCGCGCATAGAAGAGGGCCTTCCGCAAACGATGGCAGCTCTCGCGTCGTCAGTTCGTTGAGTGCTGGTAACTACAGCGATTCAAGGTCCGCCGCCATCGCATACGCCTTTTTTGCAGACCGTCTGCGAGCCATTCGAAAGGAGGCCGTCTGCGAGCGCCTCAGTCCAGCAGACGTGTTCATCATCCTTTTGCAGTCTTCTCGCTTTCATCTTTTCGCAGAATATTTCTGGGGCGGAGGCAGGtactgcgcgtctgcgttgcCACCTGAGAGCGAGGGCTCTCCCCCAGCGTCAGGTTTGACAAGCGAGTTCGAAAACTGTCCCACGGTATCAGCAGCGAGGCCACAGCCCACGCAacggggagaggaaggctCGCTGGCGAGTCACGGCGGAGCAGGGCATCTGCCGGCTCGAGTTTTCCCCAGTGACGGGGGTGACTCCCAGCCCTCCACTGGGGAGTCACACAGACGAGGCACTGCGTTGCAAGGCCCCTCGCCCAAAGACACATTCGTGGTCTCCGGCTTCTCTCCCAGCCTCAATCGgttccttctttcctcttgCCTGGCACAGCTGATCGGCATTATTCTTCGCGAGTCGCGCTATTTTTTCCGTCGGAGGGCGCTGAGAAAGCAGAAGGCTGGGCACGCAATGAGTAGCGAAGGCCATCTTTCCAGGGACGTCGACCGCCACGCGTCCTCTTCTGACGACAGTCGCGCGGTGCTGGAGGAGTTTGCTCGCGGGCTGGGTGTCGAGACCTCAGAAATCGACGAGGCCATCTCCTACTTTTTTGTCTTCCAGGCGCTGGCGGTGCCTCTTCACGCGCCCTCCAACGCTGGAAAGGAAAGGTGCATTTTCGCAATGCAGGAGATCCTAAACGCCCTCGGCAAGTGCTGGGGCTTCCTGCCGTGGTCTGCGTGGGCGCTCAGGGTCGCCATTCAAG CTTCGTCCGGCGTGGCGCCGCATCGCGTACTGCTGGCAGCGAAAGCAGCGCCCATCCCCTTCCTGCTCCAGTGCGCCATGTATCCTCACGCGGATCGGCTCCGAGCGGCCGTCCTCGCGGGGATAAAAATGTCCGCGCCGAGTGCGGCTGCCGGGACGGTGGTTCCACTGCAGCGGGTCGCGAAGCTCATGTCTTGTGACCGCGAAGCGGCGTCGagcgtctgcctgcgcctggcAGTCGGCGACGCAGTTTACAGtgacgaaggccgcgcaggtACTCAGGAGGTGAAGCGCGCCGAACTCGCAGCCGGCGAAAGCTGCACTCAGCAGAGCGCCGGGGGGACATGCCAGACCTTGTCAACTCAGCCCGCGAACGGGACGCCGTACAGGATATCCGCGGAAGCGGAGGGCTTGTCGCGCGCCAGGGATGCAGTGGGAAACTCCCCTAGTGgtctgcgcggcgaagctAGCTCCGGCACAAAAGACGCAAGATACAcggccgacgcgccgcacgctCTGCCTACAGCAGACAACACGGCCACGTCCAGAGAGCTGGCTGGATTCCGCGTGCGGCGAACAGACGCGTCACGCCCCGCAGGGGCTGCCTTTGGACCAAGTAGTGGCAAGGCGGCACCAAGTTGTTTTTCTGAGCTACTGGTCTCCGTTGGAGACGATGCGTGGACGCGGTCGGCGCCTGCATTCGCCGTACGCGCTCCCGCCGATGCCAGTGAACTGCGAAACCTATTTGCGTGGCCTCCGCTACCTGTCAGTTAA
- a CDS encoding glycosyl hydrolases family 35 protein (encoded by transcript BESB_043280) — MPPSSEAPDAGGFRQAGRLLLRRRLRSGGRASLLVLLSLAAAAAFEAPLSPLRSRLHSLEPTEVQTTRASGPGPRRGGWCDGADDEQRCWNEPDTGRRASRQQGGISSEGSLLPPEAPGASPFPRVDDDSFAVDPPIPFGATRQQRREEPTAGVGGRSARAEASEERAAPAEQRLPEAGLDPETSTWPGEDQGSPQRRLREKRHGDRQRRPEGEDGEGGVVRYKDVSSHGQPYTVKVDGRFVRVGGRKTLLIAAGMPAYVFYSEGSDWPNFLRSARAAGCNAVHTAVVWAAHEQTPDVYDFIRPSANLVKFAQLAAANDLFLILDIWPAPEARPHWKNGGLPAWLDVSVPRFAMSDEGLVRLSSLAAVPQ, encoded by the exons ATGCCGCCGTCCTCTGAAGCTCCTGACGCAGGCGGCTTCAGGCAGGCGGGCCgactgctgctgcgccgccgtctgcgcagcggcggccgcgcgagcctgcTGGTCCTCCTCTCactcgctgcggcagcggcgttcGAAGCGCCACTCTCGCCTCTCCGTTCTCGGCTCCACTCCCTAGAGCCAACTGAAGTACAGAcaacgcgcgcgagcggtCCGGGGCCGCGCCGGGGAGGCTGGTGCGACGGCGCTGACGATGAGCAGCGCTGCTGGAACGAACCAGACACTGGGCGCAGGGCTTCACGCCAGCAGGGGGGGATTTCCAGCGAGGGCAGTCTGCTGCCTCCAGAGGCGCCGGGAGCGTCTCCATTCCCCCGGGTCGACGACGactccttcgccgtcgaccCGCCCATTCCCTTCGGCGccacgaggcagcagcgccgagaaGAGCCGACAGCTGGCGTGGGGggacgcagcgcccgcgcggaggccagcgaggagagagcggcgcccgcagagcagcgcctgccggaGGCTGGCCTCGACCCAGAGACCTCAACTTGGCCTGGCGAAGACCAGGGATCGCCGCAGCGTCGACTGCGTGAGAAACGCCACGGTGACAGGCAAAGGAGACCCGAAGGCGAAGATGGAGAGGGAGGCGTTGTGCGGTACAAAGACGTGAGCAGTCATGGGCAGCCCTACACTGTCAAGGTTGACGGCAGATTTGTGCGGGTCGGCGGCCGAAAAACACTGCTCATTGCAGCAG GCATGCCGGCCTACGTCTTCTACTCCGAGGGCAGCGACTGGCCGAACTTCTTGCGCAGCGCCAGGGCGGCGGGATGCAATGCCGTTCACACAGCTGTCGTCTGGGCAG CGCACGAGCAGACTCCAGACGTCTACGACTTCATCCGGCCGTCGGCGAACCTCGTCAAATTCGCCCaactcgccgcagcgaaTGACCTTTTCCTGATTCTGGACATCTGGCCTGCCCCCGAAGCGCGACCGCACTGGAAGAATGGCGGTCTTCCTGCGTGGCTCGACGTAAGTGTGCCGCGCTTCGCGATGAGCGACGAAGGCTTGGTCAGACTCTCTAGCCTCGCCGCGGTGCCTCAATAG